A window of the Lepisosteus oculatus isolate fLepOcu1 chromosome 14, fLepOcu1.hap2, whole genome shotgun sequence genome harbors these coding sequences:
- the LOC138242659 gene encoding histone H4-like produces the protein MSGRGKGGKGLGKGGAKRHRKVLRDNIQGITKPAIRRLARRGGVKRISRLNYEETGGVLKVFLENVTYTEHAKHAKRNTVTAMDVVYALKRQGRTLYGFGG, from the coding sequence ATGTCTGGAAGAGGCAAAGGCGGAAAGGGACTCGGGAAAGGAGGTGCTAAGCGTCACCGTAAGGTTCTCCGCGACAACATCCAGGGAATCACCAAGCCCGCAATCCGCCGCCTGGCTCGCCGTGGGGGAGTGAAGCGGATCTCCAGGCTGAACTACGAGGAGACCGGCggggtgctgaaggtgttcctggagaacgTCACCTACACCGAGCACGCCAAGCACGCCAAGAGGAATACCGTCACTGCCATGGACGTGGTGTACGCGCTGAAGCGCCAGGGCCGCACCCTGTACGGCTTCGGAGGCTAA